From Brassica oleracea var. oleracea cultivar TO1000 chromosome C3, BOL, whole genome shotgun sequence, a single genomic window includes:
- the LOC106333691 gene encoding uncharacterized protein LOC106333691, producing the protein MDTREEESQVDEGLFPPLNLLFTPTPELIALIETQLQQDYSSPHQQNFHYTTEHPKTLTPSETPKNHEKLKAVDSQIYKITIGQWTHMRVYPDDIKAKFYLAKKRIIWEILDDVETGTQVERLKRKIESQWSDALSFRATYNSNDGAGILEVELGKRPTFFIETNPQRGKHTLWKICPDFTLNQSASIYRRHTLHFFPGDLQKTLDKLVSGDSFWSKLAKVSFPTLQSLYFDFGFGDSNDGFGDSNNNAAITLSHYGHYQTVPVFGQVPKPDVNVNLNVPTQFCGTDGRQMNSFVQDVDFPGTQVIQPSYQLIGGRYFSGQQFNNPMIQDQTGNTVELRGNQAYEQALRETQASYMMFQMEPYLQDSLAQGGDTQNMEHITSDGNFQTNSICYCDQCLINNGLMPH; encoded by the exons ATGGATACAAGGGAAGAAGAATCTCAAGTTGACGAG GGTCTATTTCCACCTCTAAACTTGCTTTTTACACCAACTCCGGAATTGATCGCCTTGATTGAAACCCAACTGCAACAAGACTACTCAAGTCCTCATCAACAAAACTTTCATTACACCACAGAGCACCCAAAGACCTTAACACCTTCTGAAACTCCTAAAAACCATGAAAAACTAAAGGCTGTGGATTCTCAAATCTACAAGATCACAATTGGTCAATGGACTCACATGCGGGTCTACCCGGATGATATTAAGGCGAAATTCTATTTAGCAAAGAAGAGAATTATTTGGGAGATTCTAGACGATGTAGAAACAGGAACACAAGTGGAGAGGCTGAAGAGAAAGATTGAGAGCCAATGGTCTGATGCCTTGTCTTTCAGAGCAACATATAATTCAAATGATGGAGCTGGAATACTAGAAGTCGAG TTGGGAAAACGTCCAACGTTCTTCATAGAGACTAATCCACAGCGGGGAAAACACACTCTGTGGAAGATCTGTCCAGATTTTACCCTAAATCAGTCTGCTTCTATATACAG GAGACATACACTTCATTTTTTCCCTGGAGATTTGCAAAAAACATTGGATAAGCTTGTGTCCGGAGATAGCTTCTGGTCAAAACTGGCTAAAGTCAGTTTCCCAACTCTACAGTCTCTTTACTTCGATTTTGGCTTTGGAGACAGCAACGACGGCTTTGGAGACAGCAACAACAATGCTGCCATCACCTTGTCTCACTACGGACACTATCAAACAGTTCCAG TATTTGGTCAGGTGCCTAAGCCTGATGTAAACGTAAACTTGAACGTACCAACTCAGTTCTGCGGTACTGATGGGAGACAAATGAACTCATTTGTTCAAGACGTTGACTTCCCTGGGACGCAAGTTATCCAACCATCTTATCAGTTGATCGGGGGAAGGTACTTTAGTGGGCAACAATTTAACAATCCAATGATCCAAGACCAAACGGGAAACACAGTGGAGTTACGTGGAAATCAAGCGTATGAACAAGCATTACGTGAGACACAAGCTAGCTACATGATGTTTCAGATGGAACCGTATCTACAAGACAGCTTAGCTCAAGGAGGAGATACACAGAACATGGAGCACATAACTTCTGATGGTAACTTTCAGACCAACAGCATATGTTATTGTGACCAATGCCTCATCAACAATGGTTTAATGCCTCACTGA
- the LOC106332934 gene encoding transcription factor bHLH150-like, translating to MSSEQGSAANPSTSLDVEGTETIPFLRLSRSRRSSEAPARHLSWRWRATAAQKVYSLKLYNALRRSRRSTTVRDTANKMLAATARGTTRWSRAILVSPLGNGLYRHKNTKPVSTARGDGGRSWKLSPVRTRVRVLGGLVPGCRRTALPELLDETADYIGALEMQVRAMTALSKILSEFQPSDKLGSAL from the coding sequence ATGTCTTCTGAACAGGGTAGTGCAGCGAATCCTTCAACGTCGCTAGACGTAGAAGGAACTGAAACAATCCCTTTTCTCAGGCTTAGTCGATCAAGAAGAAGTTCAGAAGCTCCAGCGAGGCATCTTAGTTGGAGATGGAGAGCCACGGCGGCTCAGAAGGTTTATTCCTTAAAGCTTTACAACGCTCTCCGGCGTTCACGGCGGAGCACAACGGTCCGAGACACGGCCAACAAAATGCTTGCAGCTACGGCTCGTGGTACTACTCGGTGGAGCAGAGCCATTTTGGTGAGTCCACTCGGGAATGGTCTGTACCGGCACAAGAATACAAAGCCGGTGTCTACGGCCAGGGGAGACGGAGGAAGGAGTTGGAAGTTGTCGCCGGTGAGAACTCGGGTCAGAGTTCTAGGTGGGTTGGTGCCTGGCTGCCGGAGAACGGCGTTACCGGAGCTTTTGGACGAGACGGCCGATTACATAGGTGCGTTGGAAATGCAAGTCCGAGCCATGACAGCTCTATCCAAGATACTGTCTGAGTTTCAGCCGTCTGATAAACTCGGCTCGGCGTTATAG
- the LOC106336390 gene encoding shaggy-related protein kinase gamma — protein MATVGVEPSAAVRDSNGNVTADVDRLPEEMNHMKIQDDKEMEATIVNGNVTETGHIIVTTIGGRNGQPKQTISYMAERVVGHGSFGVVFQAKCLETGETVAIKKVLQDRRYKNRELQTMRLLDHPNVVSLKHCFFSTTEKDELYLNLVLEYVPETVHRVIKHYNKLNQRMPIVYVKLYTYQIFRSLAYIHRCIGVCHRDIKPQNLLVNPHTHQVKLCDFGSAKVLVRGEPNISYICSRYYRAPELIFGATEYTTAIDVWSTGCVLAELLLGQPLFPGESGVDQLVEIIKVLGTPTREEIKCMNPNYTEFKFPQIKAHPWHKIFHKRMPPEAVDLVSRLLQYSPNLRCSALDALVHPFFDELRDPNARLPNGRFLPPLFNFKPHELKGVPVEMVARLVPEHARKQCPWLGL, from the exons ATGGCCACGGTGGGCGTAGAGCCTAGTGCCGCGGTTAGAGATTCTAACGGAAACGTTACTGCTGATGTTGATAGATTACCTGAAGAGATGAATCACATGAAAATTCAAGATGATAAA GAAATGGAAGCTACAATAGTAAACGGAAATGTCACAGAGACTGGTCATATAATAGTTACTACTATAGGTGGAAGAAATGGCCAACCAAAGCAG ACAATCAGTTACATGGCAGAGAGAGTTGTTGGACATGGCTCCTTCGGCGTTGTCTTCCAA GCGAAATGTTTAGAGACAGGAGAAACTGTAGCGATAAAGAAAGTTTTGCAAGACCGAAGGTACAAGAACCGTGAGCTACAAACAATGAGGCTACTCGACCATCCAAACGTAGTCTCTTTAAAACACTGCTTCTTCTCAACAACCGAGAAAGACGAGCTTTACCTCAACTTGGTCCTCGAATACGTTCCTGAGACAGTTCACAGAGTTATCAAACACTACAACAAACTTAACCAACGCATGCCTATCGTCTACGTCAAACTCTACACCTATCAG ATATTTAGGTCCTTAGCCTACATTCACCGTTGTATTGGCGTGTGTCATCGTGACATAAAGCCTCAGAACTTGTTGGTGAATCCACACACACATCAAGTGAAGCTTTGTGATTTTGGAAGTGCTAAAGTATTG GTTAGAGGAGAGCCAAACATTTCATATATATGCTCAAGGTATTATAGAGCACCTGAGCTTATTTTTGGAGCAACTGAGTATACTACAGCCATTGATGTCTGGTCTACAGGTTGTGTTCTCGCTGAGCTTCTTCTCGGACAG CCATTGTTCCCTGGTGAGAGTGGTGTTGATCAGCTTGTAGAGATCATAAAG GTTTTGGGAACACCAACAAGGGAAGAGATCAAATGCATGAACCCCAATTACACTGAGTTCAAGTTCCCTCAGATTAAAGCTCATCCATGGCATAAG ATTTTCCACAAGAGGATGCCTCCGGAAGCTGTTGATTTGGTCTCAAGGCTTCTTCAATACTCTCCTAATCTCCGTTGCTCAGCT CTTGATGCATTGGTCCACCCGTTCTTTGACGAGCTTAGAGATCCGAATGCACGGTTGCCTAATGGACGTTTCCTTCCACCACTATTCAACTTCAAGCCTCATG AGCTTAAAGGTGTGCCAGTGGAGATGGTGGCTAGGTTAGTACCTGAACATGCGAGGAAGCAGTGTCCATGGCTCGGTTTATGA
- the LOC106330135 gene encoding uncharacterized protein LOC106330135 — MDRVSKWSAGVDETCVLCKNAAETRDHLFFKCPFSSQIWMDISHGILQGSYTTTWSALQVIVSDQRLEAKKLYCIRYAFQCAIHVIWRERNKRRHGEDPTMPRVLAKFIDKSIRNKLRLVTALGGKFTGILSYWFGSRDIG, encoded by the coding sequence ATGGATAGAGTGTCTAAGTGGAGCGCCGGAGTTGATGAGACTTGTGTGCTCTGCAAAAACGCAGCCGAGACCCGGGATCATTTGTTTTTTAAATGCCCGTTCTCTTCACAGATTTGGATGGATATTTCTCACGGCATTCTACAAGGTTCCTATACGACAACATGGAGTGCACTTCAGGTGATTGTCTCTGATCAGAGACTGGAGGCGAAAAAGCTCTATTGTATCAGATATGCATTTCAGTGTGCTATTCATGTTATATGGAGAGAACGGAACAAGAGGAGGCATGGGGAGGATCCAACTATGCCAAGAGTCCTTGCGAAGTTTATTGATAAAAGTATAAGGAACAAGTTGAGATTAGTAACTGCTTTGGGAGGAAAGTTTACGGGCATTCTATCTTACTGGTTTGGAAGTAGAGACATTGGATAA
- the LOC106328849 gene encoding uncharacterized protein LOC106328849, which yields MGGNRSKSSKRFSLFSFFKTRRSHRVEVDASWDDVVYTRKVMASDEDKRYWVAEPGIDRKASAFIAKFHATRVSESERQTLSPYQSEKAC from the coding sequence ATGGGAGGAAACAGATCAAAAAGTAGCAAGAGGTTCTCTCTCTTCAGCTTCTTTAAAACACGAAGATCTCACAGAGTGGAAGTAGACGCCTCTTGGGACGACGTCGTTTACACTCGCAAAGTAATGGCTAGTGACGAGGACAAACGTTATTGGGTGGCTGAACCTGGTATCGACCGCAAAGCTTCTGCCTTCATCGCCAAGTTTCATGCCACTCGTGTCTCTGAGTCTGAGCGCCAAACTCTCTCTCCTTACCAATCCGAGAAGGCATGCTGA
- the LOC106328850 gene encoding hydrophobic protein RCI2A: protein MGTATFIDILLAILLPPLGVFLRYGCGVEFWICLVLTLLGYLPGIIYALYVLTK from the exons ATGGGAACAGCTACTTTCATAGATATTCTTCTTGCTATCCTCTTGCCTCCTCTTGGAGTCTTTCTCAGATATGGTTGCGGG GTAGAGTTTTGGATATGTTTGGTTTTGACGCTGCTTGGATACCTCCCTGGGATCATATACGCTCTTTATGTCCTCACCAAATGA